In the genome of Arachis hypogaea cultivar Tifrunner chromosome 9, arahy.Tifrunner.gnm2.J5K5, whole genome shotgun sequence, the window TTAATAAGTAAtgttagagaaaaaaaaacagtaaaatttattttatttagtatttataataattaataaatattaaataaaataaattctaattattttttattaatttattttatcaaatatttttaaattaataaatacaaataataattattctattatgtctttatttttattttgtgtgtgTATTTCGGGACTCGAGAGGATTGCTCCAACCGCCAATCCAAGCTGGCAATTGTTGTCTCCATATTTAGTAGTTATCAAGTTAGAGAGAATAGCAAGTCCCTTTCTTCAACATAAGACAAAGTTATTGCTTATTGGCTGCTCGCGCACTAAAGAAAAAACATGGACCTATTCTTTTGCATGGAATGGATTAAGGTATATCCCACCATATACTTGGAGAATATGCTATATGATTAAAGACATTACCCAAGCAATACAATGAGATAATAATGTAATATTAAACTTTAGAATATATTAGCCTTTTGTGTCATCAAGCAATTAATGGAGTTTTTCTCAGTTTATCAAGTTTCAATGCAAAATGTATGGCAGTATTTTCCATCCCTTCGTAAATTAGAGCTTGCTTGAAGGAACTAAACAATTGTGCAGGAGGGCGAATCCCCATATCCAGCATTTCCTGAAAGTACCTACAAGCTTCATCCACCTTGCTTTCATTGCACAAGGAACCGATCAAACTCGAGAACATATGCATTCCAGGAAGGATTCCCTTGGATTTCATCTGATCCCAAACTTCCATTGCCATCTCCAATCTCCCTTCATTGCAGAACATCCTCACCATGATCTCATATGTGCTCACACTCGGCTCACACCCAAACTCGCTACTCATTCGCCGGAAAATCGAATAAGCTTCTTGGTTTCTCTGAGCCTTTATCAGGTGATGCAGTATTATGTCATATGTTCTCGAAGTTGGACCAATCTTCAATTCTTTCATCTCCCCAACCACCCGATAGGCATCCTCCATCTTTGTCGACCAGCAATAAGCCCCGACAACAGCGTTGTAAGTCGGCCCCTCCGGGGGGAAACCACTGGCCTTGGACATCTCAAAGAACTGAAGAGCTTCATTTAATCTCTTATCAGAACCTAACCCATTAATCAAAGTGCAATATATGTGTGGACTAGGCCTAACACCCTTCTCCACCATCTCATGGTAGAACCCGACAGCACTATCATACTTCTTTGCCTTGCAATATGCGTTCATGACAATGCCATATGTGACTACATCAGGCTCAAAACCTTCACTCTCCATCTCTCTACGAATCTCATCCACCCTCAACAAGTTCCCTTGGGTACCCCAACCTTCCAACAAAATAGTGTATGTCTTCAAATCAGGCACAATTTTTCTCTGccgcattttatcaaacacctcaTGTGCTTTCTCAACACTCTTGGACTTGCATAGAACATCGATCAAACGGTTAAAATCCAAGACCTGTGGCTTCATCCCATACTGTTCCATCTTCTCGAATGCCTCCACTGCTTCCTTGACCTTCCTTGCCCTCGCGTACCTTCGAGAAACGAGTGAAAATGTTTCTCTGGTCAGCAATTTTTTGCGGTTCATTTCAGCAAGCAAAGTCCAAATCATCTTGAACTGTCTGATCTTACCAAGTGACTCGATCAACTCGTGGAAGCTCTCAGTGGTGTGCTTGAACCCTTGTTGCTTCTCGACCCAACGAAAGAACGAGAGGGCAAGTACACCGGCGTTGCTGAGCTTCTTCAGGACATCAACCGCGAGCTCTGGCGACATTTGCACGGGAATGTTGGCGAGGGAGGCGTCGACGGTGGAAGTTGGATTGGCGGATAGGATTCTGCAGATGGTTTCGGCATTGAAGGGTTGGGGTTGGGGTTGGGGTGTGCTGGAAGAACAGGTTCGCCTTTGAAGAAGGTTCAAGGAGAAGAAGAATGTTTTGGATGATCGTGTGAATGCCATTGTTCTGCTGCTCCAAATTGCAGGCTTTCTCACTGTGTCAGGGTCTCATGAAATTTAGATGAGAActgaaaacaaagagaacaaaaagAGGCAATAGAATACCAAATAACATTagactaattaattatttaattatctcAATATTATAACAATTAATTAGTCTATTATACTACTGTGAATACATAATCATCACTCTTTGAATACTGCTCaccatcatcattttttttttgcatttgttTCTTCACCCCCTACCGGAAGATTTGAAATCTTAAATTCAATTTTTGTTTAATCATTAATCATTAATTTCGGATCGTTTTTCTATCTTCTCCAACCCAGTTGTGAAGCCATTCTTTTATCTTCATGAGAAGGTTACAAGTTAGAAAATTAGATAGGAAAGAAAATAATTGAAATCATATTTCCCCACTTAAAACATATTGGAGTAAGCATGAAAAGGCTAGTTAGAAAAACCACCTATGGCGCTAAAAGAAACATGGCTGCAAATATAATGACCAAAGTGCAAACCTGCTCTTGTTTGTCATGAAGTTGTTCAATTAGGGCATGTTTCTGCAGGGCAAAGTGTAAGTAGATAACTCATGCTGCTTTCTTGCGAAGATGCCACTTGAACTGTGCAAAACAAATACTTGTTAGGTAAACATTAGCTTTAACTGCATTAAGATGTCactaattatgttcaaaagattaTCAACAATATAGACATTCTTAAAAGAACCTTAATGAGCAAGTATAGGCATAGAGACAGAAAACCATACATGATAAAATCAACACTGTTCCATAGATAGTAAGTCGCTAACCATAATCCACTAAtattaatacaaaaattatatCAAAGTCATTGTACAAAATATTTGATAGGCAAAAGAATCAATACcttatattttcctattttagtCCTCTCAAGTCATGCTAACATATTTAAATTCTTAGTTAATAAAGCAACCATTCCCACAAATTCTACTTGTACAATCACTATATATAACACATTAACGCCAAACTCCATGTATTCTCCTGAGGAATTTTGCCCAACAATGTCATGCTGGAAAACTCAAGCTTAGGAAATTAATGATATAGATCACAAAATTGACAAATGACATCTTCTGAACACCAAATTCAATTTCAGAGTAGTGTGAGTTGTGTGTGTGTGCAAGTAAAGCACCACACTTCACTCCTCTTTTCCCTCTTTCCCTCACATCTCTTGGAAGCTCAAAGCGAAGCACTATTCACTATTCAGCAATCACTTACTAGCTTTCATAGACACACCCATTTGTTTCAAACACTTTTCTGCTCCCCATTGAATCAAGCACTAACAACCAATGCTCATATACCATGAATAGCCAAACTACATATTATAACACACAAACACTGTTTCTTATTAATTACTAACTTACATTGTGATTATCAATTTCATCCATCCAAATCATATTAAGTGAGCAAAGTGGCTACActaacataaatatattttttaatatatctaAAGATGCAAAAGGACACTCATTATGAAACATCAACTGAAATGTTCTATTCAGTAATGTAAGAGGCTAAATGATGTGATTTAGTAGCCAAAATTCAGAAACATGGAATTAGTAGAACAATAGACATTTAGCAATAGCAGGAATCAACAGTTCATTGAAAATTTAGTGTATCATTAAATCAATGCATATACATTCTATATGAAATTTGTTTCAATTAAACTTTATAATGTATCATCGTGTAttggtttaattttataaacgATACATCATTACAATCTATGGACCTAAATCTCCACTTtgttttttaatatgtttatttatacatattgatttTAAACTAAACCTAAGTTTGTggcatattaaaagaaaaaaggaaacatTGCAGAGAGAATACAAGTTAATACTTAaaactcaatttggtccctaagCTTGCACGCAAATTTCAATTTAGTTCTGAAATTTCAATAGCCTCTATTTAGcaaggttctgagaaccggaCTGGTCATCaaccgctctagtcactggttcactggtccAACCggcggttcaaccggaaaaactattttagaataaaataataaataaattataaacaaccatcctaaaatataattataatctaatataaatcttaaaatatcttccaaatttaaaacactacataaaatattatcaaccaaatccatatgatcttatcaaaatacaaactcaaaactATGAATGgttttgaataattattattCCTACAACGGTCAAAcacaatattttcataaaaatcctTAAGATCGAAAAACCATAACACTACTACTTTTTTGGTTGGTTTTAGAAAACAAAACTTTAATCCTCTCAATACAGTAATTCCACATCAGATTCAAAGCAAGTAAAACCAAAAAATTCTAAACGTATATTCCAAGAAATGATGAAAAACCAAACGTGAGAGCGGTTTTCACATAAACCAAAAGTTAGTTGACAGAGTTACATAATATAAAGCTGTCAAAATTATTATAACTAACTACATACATCAACTAATAAGTAAGAACTTTAACCTTTTAGCCCCCCAAAACAatcaattaaatataatttacagTTCAATGAAGCCCTATTTGCATTACAATTATTTACAAATGTTGAGTAATAATAACATGAAAAGGTAGCTACTAGCTAGTGAAGTCGAACAGAGAAGGCATGGTAGTAGTATCACTGTAAATGTTTTAGTACATCCAGTGGCCACAAAATCTTACTGGAAATCTGGAATATGATgagtaattatataatttaacagCATGAGAAGAGGATTGCCACAAAAActtaatttcaacttcaaatagtAGAACTCCCCAAAAGAGTTGTTACTGACAAATTTGGTACAATTTTATGTACCGATTCATCGCCAAACCCCAATTTTTCCTCTCTCCCAATTCAATCCCTTTCCAACTCTCACATACCCACAAACCAAAGGTTCCAAAAGTTTCATctttttcatccaatccttcattgcCCTAAGCTCTAAGCGCTAACCtcatttttcccttttcttttgttgcagaaaTTCAGTGGGTTTCGTCTGTTCTCAATGGCTTTGGAACCGAAGGAGTTACCAACTAACAACCCTGGTCTTACTGCTACCCCTGACCCAGCTACTAAGGGTTACTTCATGCAGCAAactgttagtatttttttctaaGTTTCTAAATTTCAGTTTTTTAAATCGTTTATTGTTTTAATCAGGTGTTTGGATTTTGTTTTATGTGGTGTTCCAATGGCAGATGTTTAGAATCAAAGACCCCATATATAAAATGGATTTGAATAGCTAGAACTAGAAGAAGTGAAGTGCCACTAACCTTCGACGGTGACACGGACGGCGACCGGCGAGACGACGGCGACCGAAGACACGGCGGCGAGCTGCTCCAAGCCTCGAACAGAGAAGCCAGGGAGGACGGGAACAGGGGGAAGGAGGACGCCGAGCTACAAGACAGGGCCTGGGCTCGGGACAGCGGGAAGGAGGAAGCCGCGGAGGCGCCGACAGCACGGACGGCGGCGGCAGAACCGTTGCAGGGATAGGGTTTAGGTTTGAGGATTTTGAACTTTGCTTCAGGGTTGAGAGGGATAGTGATTCACGAACACCAGGgtgtttttttggggggggggggggggggagcagGCGTTGAGTGAGTGAGGCTGAacgttggttttttttttctaaaaaatgaaAACGACGCCGCCGTTTATCAAGAACCGGCCGGTTCCTAGAACAATTTTTATTATCAGCGAACCGAATAATTTTCATTACCAGTTTTCGGTTGAATCAGTTCAACCGGCTAGTCTGATCcaatttttagaattatattatttagtttCTAAATTTTATAAACATGAATGGCATTAGTCTTAGACAATTTTTCTGGCAACTTCCAACGCATAAACATTTTTGTTTTTTGATTATTTGAAACCAAAATGTGGTTTTACTTAGTGTATCTGACTATCCGCGTTTTAGGATATGAGTCATgttcacaaaatttagaaattacaACTTTAAGACCAGATTAAGACTCGTCCATAGGGCTGGCAATATATACCCTACCTGCGAATATTCACTCCAAACCAAACCGTTCGGGTAGGGTTGTCTACTCTATCCGTTGCGGATAAGGTAAGATAGGTCGCAAATTTGCTTGCGGGCAGGGTAGAGTACGGGTTTAGGGTATATCctatcctaccctaccctaccctacctgtacccttaatatattatataatacatATGTAAAAATTATGCATGTAGTGAAGAAAGTAAGTTTTGTACTCACAATCATCTTcttataaaaacttaaaataatcatTAAGCTAattgatgatcatattatttgtaattttatgttagatttctttaagattttattatttttaattttaatttgaatttagttttttattttctatcttattaatatgtatgaaatttggaatggttgaattttgtatttattttttaaaaaaaattatttccgcGATGAGTAGGGTTGGATAgaatagaatttagaattttagggtgcgGACATACAGTATAGAGTTTAGGGATGAGAAGGGTTATAATAGAGTTGGATTCTCTAAATGCAATCATGTACATTAAGAGAAACTTTAGTGACAACCATGGCCATAGACCACAACCATATAATCCGAAAGATAGCAGAGTGGATGAAGCGACTTTGAAAGATTATATTTAGACATGTTCATAGAGAGACAAATCAATATACAGACTGGTTAGCTAAAAATATTCAGAGTCAATTACCAAGTTATAGTTTTATAGACTTGTCTCCTTCAAATCTTCAGAGCTTGCTTATTGATGACTTAACGGGAGTCTCTATCTCTCGTACTGTTTTTATGTAGTCCTTTTGCCTTTGGACTAGTGCTccatattattacaaaaaaaacaaGTTCTCAACTTGCGAATATGataggttaaaattttaaaaaaaattttaacccaTAAATAGAGTTAAAGTATTATACTCTACCATACCTATTATAAGTTCTATTTGTCCAAGTTCAAGACCAAATTGAATATCAGAAAATACTCACTAAATCGATTAGAAAGAAAGCAAACATTAGAAGGGAGATGATGATATACCAGTTCACAGATAATAGAACTAAGAACGGTGGTCCAAAACCTGCCGGCAAAAGTCTCAGCAGAtaatagggtttttttttttttggacgttGGTAATAGGGTAATTGATCACGGATTCACGGTAATAGGAAATTTTTGAGTGTTTTCTGTTTTGGTATGAATTTTTTAGTTTCTTGTGGTGATGGAAATTAGACAAAATAGCTTTCTGGGTTTTGAGAATTGGATCTGATACATGGATAATGGAGGCCCATTATATTAACTATGTTCATGATCTAGGTCTACATATCCATAATCCGCTACCATTAGTAGACTTGAAAATGCTTCACCAAACTCAAAAGAGATATCAATCTCCCTTTTGGGCTTAGCCCGGCCCAATGGCtaactccaataaaaataattagaatcaCACATTACTCTatcctaaaaaaaaaagtaaaacagaAGAACTAGAGATTTTAATAGAACAAATCTCTCGCCCAATTCAATATGTTGAAATTGATCTTACTTGGAAACTGGCATTGAAGTTATTCTGGGAGAAATGACAACCTAGACCAAATTCACCACATCACATCCATATGTCTGAGAAATAATAGTTCCATTGACTTTAATTCTGAGGGTACCGACTTTGACTCAACAATCAATTTGAACACTGAAGAGCCAGTTCATTATTTCAACATGTCCCATGTTAATACTAATTAAATATGGAATTGATATTTTTGACAATCCCCATGTGTGAAACTGAAACCTGATAGTTACATGATTCATCAGTTGACTTATGAAAGATGTCCTCTATCTTAACACAAAAAAGACCTAATTGGGATCTGTGCTTGAtcccaaaaatattatatttaattcacATGGCTGGTTCAGCCAACCAATTCCAGcccttataataattaataaatccaGCATTAAACATTCACATGCAACCACTAAGCCTATCTAGCTAGTAGCTTAATTCATACAATACAAGTAGTATTATAATAAACAAGTGTATGTTTATGTGTATGCACATAATCTTTGTCCAACATAAAAACACAACTTGTGCCGATGTTGGGGGCATGAAGTAGTTGAATTGAGCTGTGTTTCTTGACCTTTGCATATCTTTGTTTGCCttatttcattaaaaattcatcttcttatatattataataacaaCGTTATACATaccatttatttatatttattgcggaaaaatattaaattgatCTTTTTACGTTTGGTCGTaatcctattttaatttttaaggtttaaagtgttctatttgaatccaaaaaagtttcatttagcttcaatatAGTCACATCGTGAAGTTAGCAAtacaagaacaaggtcgataatttggagaaAAGTACAAGCTCCAAAGACACAAAATTaaccgtggatgcatcaatatatttatttatcatttttcttataatttaaatgaaatattttttataaaactaaggagaataataaataaatgtattgatataTTTACGGTTGATTTTGTACTTTTAGAATTTGTATttattctccagattatcgatatTGTTCTTGTATTATTGTTATGTAAgacatttcattaattatttaattttgacctcataCTGAgactacattaaaattaaataaaacttttttggattcaaataaaatattttaaaccttaaaaatcaattaagaaatcaatttaatactttaccctatttataaatataaatataaatatagaagATAACCACGGTTGAGTAAGTCATAATCTAAGGGTCTCAACTCTCATGTGAGCATAGAaacaatattaattatatatgacTGAGATCCCAAGGTATCATTCACTCTTTTTTCCTGTAACTGCGGCATACTTGGGGAATGGAATGTGGATTATTACATTACATAGAACTATTCCCTTTCGGCCATTTCTAAGGCGCATGAGTAGCACTTACTTGCATGCATGCCATTATTATTATTCATCTTTATGCTTCTTTTTTATtcacattttcttttaaataaaagagaaaagaaaatattaattgGTCAATGTTATTGGTAGCTACGAATATTAATCTTCACGACATTGTtgagataaattaaaaagaaagaagatgataATGTTAATTAGTAGTTACCTTAATCAATAATCCCTAAAGTGAATTAAAGTTTTCATTAACTGAAGTCCAGGGTCGTTAAATTAAAAAGTCAAATTGTTGTTAATACCACCTAAAAGCACACGTCAAGCTAAGCCAGCTTTAAAATATATATGCATGAGTGCatcgttaattaattaataagagaTTATTTAAGCTAGTTTTATAAACATATACGTGAGTAggataactttaatttttatatatttttagcaTTAATCGATGTTTAATTAAACTAACCCTGCTTGAGATTATGAGTTTACCGTTAGATAGGTCAATCATAAAGTTGACTTCTTCTATtatatttgttaaattagttTCTTTTATGAAaccaaattaaataagataattataGATTCAAAATCCTTAGTAATGGTGTTACATGATTATGAGGTATAGAAAATCTCGTATAATATGTAAAATGGTATCAATCTTGAGCAGTAAATTAACGataaatagagaaagaattgttGTTAGCCACTGAAATAGTTGCAGCAGAATGaggaagaacaaaaagaaaagaatgattGAGAAGAAATCGAAGGAGAGGAGTGTTGTGATGATGAATTTTCTGATTGCAATTGAATAATACATTATAAGAACTTCACGTTATGTTATATAGTTTATATAGCTGTACAAAaggtgtaaaaagaaaaaaaagaataacaaattatatattagCTAGTCCTAACAAACTAGTCAGCTAAACAAtttaacaaacaaacaaaagtatactaataaattttttatatttaaaaatattattttagcatCTATATTAACTAACATCCCCCACAAGCTCGTATTACTTGACTTGTGTAGATCAAGTAATCCCAGGATAACAAGTAGGAGAAGGTCCCAGTGCAAGAGGCTTTGTAAACAGATTAACCAGCTGCTCACTAGAGacaataaattgaaaatttgaaactcCTTCTTTATATTTGTTACGAGCTACATGCATGGCAGTCAATTTCAACATGCTTTATCCATTCATGAAAAATCGGATTTGAGGCAATATACATATAGCAGATTATTGTCACAGAATATATCAACGGGCAGGAGAGGAGAAATCTTgaattcttttagaatttttagcaaCCATACAAGTTCACAAGTTCTATTTGTTAAAGCTCGATATTTGACTTCAGAAGAGGATCCAGAGACTATTATTTGCTTCTTGCTTTTTCAAGATATAAGAGTTTGGTCAAGAAAGAAGCAACAACCAGTAATAGATTTTCTAGTATCCTTACAATCTCCCAATCAGAATCAGTATATCCAGAGAGAATAAAAGAAATAGACACACAAAAAAAGACTTGTTGCTGGTAATTGTTTCAAGTATCGAATCACTCTATAAATTGCCTTGAGATGAACATCAGTGGGACAATCCATGAATTGAGTAAGACAACCTATAGGGTAGCTCAAGTCAGGTCTGGTATTTGTGAGATAAAGAAGGCGACCAACTAGCTTTCTATAAAGAGCAACATCGGGTAGAGAAGAGCCACAATTTCTTGACAAAGATGTAGGATAATCCATAGGTGTAGTGGCAAGTTTGGCTCCAAGTAAGCCACAATCATTGATCAAATCTAAAGCGTATTTTCTTTGATAAAGAGCAATCCTTGTTTTGCTTCCTGCTAATTCCATGCCAATGAAGAATTTTAAAATACCAAGATCCTTTATCATGAATTTGCTGTCCAAAAAACGTTTGACAGCTTCAGTTTCTAAGAAATCATCACTAGCTAATACAAGATTATCGACATAGACTGAAATAGCAATGAAGCTAACATTAGTGGACTTGGTGAATAAAGAGTGATAATTTTCAGACTGAATATATCCCAATTCAATTAGAGCATTGGATAGTTTGATGTTCCATTAACGGCTCACCTATTTTAAACCATAAAGATATTTTCTAATTTACAAACTAACTTGGAATTATCACACTTCAGCCCTTTTGATAACTTCATATAAACATCTTCACGGAGATCCCTATAAAGAAAAGTAGTATTGACATCAAGTTGATGAAGATACCAATTCTTAGATGCTACAATTGCTAAGAGAACTCTCACTGTGCTCATTTTAACAACCGTGCTGAAGGTGTCAATATAATCAACGCCCGAAATTTAAGTGAATCCCTGAGCAATTAATCGAGTCTTATGTCTATCAATTGTCCCATTTGGATTGAATTTTGTGCGAAAAACCCATTTACAACCTATTGCATTCTTGTCAGGAGGAAGAGAAGTGACGATTCAGGTCTTGTTTTGTTCAAGAGCAGCAAGTTCTGCATCAATAGCTTTTCTCTAACAATCATGCATAACAGCCTCAAAGTAGTGCTTTGGGTCAGGGTTATTTATAAGTACAAAAGTGAAGGTTAGGTGTTTTGGAGAGAAAGATGCATATGATAAATGGTGTGATAAAGGATATTTACAGTTTGAAGAAGAACGAACAGCATTGATAGGATCCTCATGTGACgccatattgaaacaatgaaagtTCTTAAGGCATGAAGGTAGTTTTCTATCCCTCTTAGACCTTCTCAGGGCAGGCTGAGTTGATTCAGGTTGAAGTGATCAACATGAGACATAAGGGCAGCAGTATTATCACTATTTTCATGAATGTATGATGCAAATGTAGATGATGTAGAATTCTTACTAATGTTATTATTCAAAGATGAAAGAGAGCTATTTGTTATTAGAGACATCAGCAGTGATTCTAAGAtgtgatgatgtatgaataatatTCTCATAATGTGATGTGGTAGGCAATTGCAAATCAGGAAAAAGATCAAAATCTGTTGGATCAAAATCTTTTGtgtttaaatcaaacaaaatagaaCCTTAGGTTCCTGACTTGGATCCTAAGAAAATATACTTTCGAACTCTAGGATCTAGTTTTGTTCTACCAGCTGTAAGTGTTGAAACAAACACAAGACAACCAAAAACTTTAAGCTCATTTAGATCATGTTTTAAAGGAAATAAAGCCTCATATGGAGTTATATTGTTCAAAAATGCACTAGGTAACCTATTAATTAAATGAACTGAATATTGCATAGCATAATGCCAAAAATATTTGGGAAcatttgaatgaaaaaataatgCTCTTGCAACTGTTAGTAGGTGTTGATGCTTTctctccacaacaccattttgttgtggagtTTCAACACAAgaagtttggtgttttatgcCTTTTGAACTATAAAATGAGTCCATTTTGAATTCCATACCATTATCAGTTCGAATTCGCTTAATTCTTTTGTTGAATTGTGTTTGCACGAGTTGGACAAAGTCTTAAACCAATTTtctagtttcaaattttaatttcatgcaataaaTCAGTGTGAACCGAGTTTTATCCTCAACTATAGTTAGAAAATATTTATGACCTAAAATTGATTGAATAGAAAGAGGTTCTCAAATATCAATATGCAATAAATCAAAAGCATTTTAAGAATTTGTATTTCTGGTTGTGAAAGATAATTTTCTTTGTCTAGCATATTAACAGAAATCACAAACATGTGAAGAAGTAAtgcaatcaataaaaaaaaactatttttcatGGTAATCATTCTACTGTAAGGTAAATGACCTAGTATAGCATGCTAAAGAGCTCTTAGGTCTTGCTGTACACTAAGAGCTATAGATTGTATCCTAAAATTTAATGAAGGCAGTTTCATAGATTCAGCATTCATCACATATAAACTTGCCCAATCATCTTCAATGAAAGAAGTGCATGTATCTCACAGTAAGAATTAGTGAATCTAAATTCACAATGTAATAATTTAGTAAACTtggaaatagaaattaaattatatttaaagtgagatatgaataaaatattgataaagatCAAAGAGGTTGACAATTGCACAGTTTCACAAATATTTGTAGAGGTCTTTAGATCCATCAGGTAGATTAACCAAAATAGACTTTTGTGCTTCCATAGAATTTGTGATTATCATTGTATCTAAGAAATTTGAACTTAGTTTCCTCTCTTGTTGAGTTAGCATTGTCAAAACAGCATTGATATCAGGCAAAGGTTTTATTAACATAATCTAAGATTTTATACTAGAGTATTGCTCATTCAGACCTCTGAAAATTTTCACAACGTACTTTTCAGAAgcataatctctaataatttttaatccaAGGTTGCATCCATTAACACAAACTATACAGCTAGGAATTGTATGAAGGTTCTCTAATTTTTCCCAAACAGACTTCGATTTGGTAAAGTAGAAAGTAACAGTTAAATCACCTTGCCTGATAGTGTAGAATTCCTCTTCCAATTCTCCAACTCTGAAGACATCTCCATATGAGTAATGATTCTTCAAGTCCTTCCACAAATTTGAAGCATTATATTGCTAATCCGCATCACACTCTTAGCAATTTTTGGGTAGAGCGAGAGATTGAGCCATGAAAGCAAGATGTTATTGCAGCGATCCCAAATTTC includes:
- the LOC112712601 gene encoding uncharacterized protein, with amino-acid sequence MAFTRSSKTFFFSLNLLQRRTCSSSTPQPQPQPFNAETICRILSANPTSTVDASLANIPVQMSPELAVDVLKKLSNAGVLALSFFRWVEKQQGFKHTTESFHELIESLGKIRQFKMIWTLLAEMNRKKLLTRETFSLVSRRYARARKVKEAVEAFEKMEQYGMKPQVLDFNRLIDVLCKSKSVEKAHEVFDKMRQRKIVPDLKTYTILLEGWGTQGNLLRVDEIRREMESEGFEPDVVTYGIVMNAYCKAKKYDSAVGFYHEMVEKGVRPSPHIYCTLINGLGSDKRLNEALQFFEMSKASGFPPEGPTYNAVVGAYCWSTKMEDAYRVVGEMKELKIGPTSRTYDIILHHLIKAQRNQEAYSIFRRMSSEFGCEPSVSTYEIMVRMFCNEGRLEMAMEVWDQMKSKGILPGMHMFSSLIGSLCNESKVDEACRYFQEMLDMGIRPPAQLFSSFKQALIYEGMENTAIHFALKLDKLRKTPLIA